The Candidatus Krumholzibacteriota bacterium sequence CGGGGAGGAGGTCGACGAGACTCTTCCCCGCCGCCGTCGTGTCGGCGAGGCCGGCCGGCCATCTGCCGGCGTCGGCACGGAACGCCGAGGCCGCGGATTCGACCGTCAGGCAGGCGTCCCGAACGAGCCGCTCCCGGGCGTCGTCGCGCGGGTTCACCGCACCGCCGTCGCATCCGGCCCCGGCAACCAGGAGCGCGGTCAGGGCCAGGAACCGTGCGTGCCCGTGTCCGATCGTTGTCGACGTCATTTCCCCGTCCCGATGAGGCCCTCTCCCCCGCCCGCCCGGGCCGGGGAGCATGGAAAAGGGGCGCGAGCCGTGCGGCCCGCGCCCCCGATTCGTTCAAACATGCGGGATCTCTCCGTTACCGGTACATCCCCTTGATCGCGCCCCAGGTCGAGCCCTCCGTCGCCGTGTTGCACGAGCAGGACGGGTCGGTGGGGTCGCAGGCGAGGTAGAAGCCGCCGAGGACGTTGACCTGCGTCTTCGCCACATCGCAGATCGAGACGTGCGGCGCGCTCGGATCGATCGCCCCGGGGTCGGCGACGACCGTGATGGTCTTCGTCGACGTCGTCATCCAGATGACGTTGATCGTGCCGATCCAGATCCAGTCGGAGCTGGCGCCGTAGCATTCCTGCTGCCACACCGTCGAGATGCCCGTGTAGATGCTCGTGCCGAGCTGGAGGGTGTTGGCCGGCCACGTCGTCGCCTGCTCGATGTAATCGACGGCGCCCACCGCGCCGCCCATGTCGATCATGAACTGCGCACCGTTGATGCCGTCGGGGCCGGCGTCGCTCCGGTAGTAGAAGATCGTGATGTCGGCAGCGACGAACTGGGTGATGTCCTCGTCGCAGGCCGCGTGGCTCAGGGTGCCGTAGAGGCCGATCGAGCCCTCGTGCGCCGATGCGCCGAACGCCAGCAGAAGCACCAGGAATGCGCTCAATGACAGTTTCTTCATCGTTCTCCTCCTTCGTTCACGTTTCCCCGTGCCGGTTTCGTATGCGTCGTGCCCGATTCCGCCCGAATGTAGCCGCAGCCTCGAACGCGTGTCAAGAAGATTTATCGATCCTCCGCCCCGAGTCCCGGCACCCGGTGCGCATGCTCGCCGAGCAGCGGGAGATGCCAGTATTCCCCGAACAGCGCCTTCACGAACCCCATGACGGCGAGCACGAGCGCCGCGAGGGACGTGACGAGCTGCACGAGTCCGACCACGATGAGACCGAAGAGCCGCAGGCGTCCGAGGGTCAGCTCGAGTATGATCGCGAGGATCACCAGCGCGACCTCGGCGACGAGAAGCAGCACTCCCTGCCTCGCGTGGTAATGGACGAAGGGATCGTCCCCCCCCTTCGAAAGCGAGAAGAAGCAGACGAAGGGAACGTACGCGACGGCAGCGATCCATCGGGACCGTTCGCCCGGTTCGGGCCGTTCCGCCTCGCCGACGATTTCTTCGCGCGGCGTCTCTTCCATCCGGTCTCCTTCCCCGTGTCCTAGCCGCGAAGGATCTCGAGTTCCGTCTCGATGTCGCGGCGTTCGAGACCGTCCGTTTTCTCGAGAAGCATCTCGAGGATCCCGATCGCCCGATCGACGTTCGCGGCGAGCTTGAATGTCTCCGCGGCGCGTTCGAGGTAGAGCGCGGCCATGAAGTCGTTCGTCTCCGGATGGGTGGCGATCTCGAGGTAGATCTCCGCCGCCTCGGCGTAGCGACGCTCGTTCTCGAGGGCGACGGCCTTGCCGTCCTTCGCCGCGTCCCGGTAGAAGGGGTATTTCCCCGACTGCCGGAGATACCGGTCGAAGGCCTCGATCGCCTGTGCGTTCCGTCCGCCCTGCAGGGCGCACACACCGAGGAAATACTCGGCGTGGGCCCCTTCGCGGAGGCGTCCGTACCGCTCGACGACGAGCTTGAATATCTCCTCCGCCGTCCGGACGTCCCCGCCCCGGTAGGAACTCACTCCCTCCGCGAACTGGGAGACGGCGGATTCGTGGGAACGCGAACGCGAGCCGTTCAGCCAGAAACCCCCGGCGACGAGGGCGACGATGACGATGAGGACGACGAACACCGTGTTCTGGTGCTCGCGGAGGTACTCCCACGCCTCGACGGTCGTGGTGAGAAACCGGTCCTCCCTGATCTCTTTTCTGCTCAGTCGTTTCGACACCTGGCGGACCTCCTGTTGCTATCTATAATAAACACGCGACCCGCTGTCTTTTCAAGGGAAATCAGGCGGAGACCTCACGGAAACCTGTTGACAGCCAGCGATTTCCCCGCCAGACTTCCCACGATCGGCATCAACCGGACCGAAGGAGGGGCCGTGAACGGACTCCTTCGCGCCGGCGCCGTCGCCGGCGCGCTCTTCATCGCGCTTCTCGCCGTCCCGGGGGCCCGGGAAATCCCGCGCGCTCCGTACACCGGTATCTACCATCGCAACCTCATCATCCAGGAGATCGCGCCGGACAGCCCCAACGCCGGACTCGACCTGCAACGCGGCGATCGCATCCTCGCAGTGGGCGGCGTCGTCCCGCGGAACCTCAACCACTTCCGCCGTCTCGAGTCGACGGGGCGGATCGGCGAGACGAGGACGTGGACCATCGCGCGCGGCGATTCGATCTTCGATGCGCCGGTCGCGGGCGCCGCGGCGGGACCGGACCGGATCGCCCGGAAAACGGCGTTCTTCATCCTCGGCATGATCTTCGTCGTGGCAGGCATCATCGTCTTTCTCCGCCGGCCGGACGTGCTCGGCGTCCTCTTCCTCGTCAACTGTTCCCTTTTCGCCTTCATCATGACCGAGCGGCCCTCGACCGGCGTCCCCTTCCTCCATATCGCCGGGGAGCTAATCTACGATTTCAGCATCATCTTCCTCCCCGCCACCTTCCTCCATTTCTTCCTGCGTTTCCCCGGCACCGAGATCAGGCGGGGCACGCGGCGCTCGATCGCCGTCCGGGTCCTCTATCTCCCACCGGCCGTCCTCTTCGTGTCGACATTCGTCATGGCGCTCTACCGGTACACCTTCGGGATGCACGCGGGGAACGACACGGTGCTGATCGCCGCGACGGCCCTCTCCTGGCCGGTCTACATCCTCTGGTCCATGGCGGCGTTCACCCGGACGTGGCGGGCCTCGCCCGCCGGCCAGCGGCTGAAGTTCAGGATCGCCTTCGCGGGGCTCCTCCTGGGCATCGTCCCCTTCATCGTCGTCATGCTCCTGCGGCAGTTCGCCCCGGGGATCGCCATGTCGCATGCGCACCTCTCGGTCCTCTTCTTCTCATTCGTCATCGTCTCCTTCGCCTACGCGATCCTCAAGCACGACGCGTTCAACATGACAAGCTTCTTCCGGCGAAGCCTCTCGGGGCTGATACTCGCCGGGCTGCTCGTGACCGGCTGGATACTGCTCGTGCAGATCCCCGGCGAATCCTTCGCCCGGCTCGGCCTCGGCCGATCCGTCGTCGCCGTCGCCGCCGTGGTGCTCCTCTCGATGGCGGTCATTCCGGCCCGGCGACTCGTACAGCGTCTCGTCGACCGCGCCTTTCTCCGTGGCAGGAAGATCTTCAGGGCGGAGGTCGTCTCCTTTACGCGCCGCATCCAGTGCATGATGAACGTCGACGAGATCGCCTCCTTCGCGACGGCCGAGATGCGGAACCTCTTCAGGCCTGACGCCGTCCATCTCTATCTCCGCGACGCGCAGGGGCGATACACCCATGCGCAAAGCGAACCGGCGTCCGTGAGGCCTCCCCTGACGAGCCTGCCCTCCGAGGCGGCCATCGTGCGCATGGCGACGGAGGACGGGCAGCCGGTCATGATCGAGTATTTCGACCATCTCTGGCTGACGAACCGCCTCGATCGCGCATCGCGGGAGCTCCTGTCCATCTCGGCCGCATCCGTCGTCGTTCCCCTGCGTGAACACGGCGAACTGCTCGGCTTCTTCCTTCTCGGGCGCAAGGGAAGCGGCGCGCCCTATACCGGCGAGGAGGCCGAGGTGCTCGAACTCGTCGGCGAACGGAGCGCCGCGGCGCTGAAGAGCATCCAGCTGTACGGCGATTCCCTCGAGAAGGATCGTCTCCAGGAGGAGCTTCAACTCGCGCGCGACATCCAGGAACGTCTCCTGCCCGGCCGACCTCCCGAGATGAAAAGCGCGGAGCTCCGCGCCGGACTGAGGACATCGAAGGAGATGGGAGGCGACTTCTACGACTGGCTCGAGCTGGGGCCCGGGCGCGTGGGCATCGCCGTCGCGGACGTCTCCGGCAAGGGGATCCCGGCGACGATCCTCATGACGACCCTCCAGGCGTCCTTTCGCGCCGAGGCGGTACGCGGTCGCGGGCCGGCCGAGGTCCTCGCATCGCTCAACGCGTCGCTCTACCGCCGGAGCGATCCGGCGAAGTTCGCGACCTTCTTCTACGGGGTCTACGACGAGGAGCGCGGCACCCTCCACTACTCCAACGGCGGCTCCTTCCCCCCCGTCATCGTCGGCGCAGACGGACGCCTCGAGCGGTTGCACCGCGGGGGCATCCTCATCGGCGTCGACGAGGAAAGCACCTACCGGGAGGGAATGGTGAAATTGCGGCCGGGAGACGTTCTTGTCATCTACACGGACGGCTTCATCGACCAGGAGAACGAGCACGGCGAACCGTTCGGGGAACAGAATTTGATACAATATTTCAGAGATAACGCACGTTTATCCATCGATGAACTGATGGACAAGTTATTTGCCACGCTTCTCGCATTTGGCCACAATATTGTGAAAGATGAC is a genomic window containing:
- a CDS encoding tetratricopeptide repeat protein, translating into MSKRLSRKEIREDRFLTTTVEAWEYLREHQNTVFVVLIVIVALVAGGFWLNGSRSRSHESAVSQFAEGVSSYRGGDVRTAEEIFKLVVERYGRLREGAHAEYFLGVCALQGGRNAQAIEAFDRYLRQSGKYPFYRDAAKDGKAVALENERRYAEAAEIYLEIATHPETNDFMAALYLERAAETFKLAANVDRAIGILEMLLEKTDGLERRDIETELEILRG
- a CDS encoding SpoIIE family protein phosphatase; amino-acid sequence: MNGLLRAGAVAGALFIALLAVPGAREIPRAPYTGIYHRNLIIQEIAPDSPNAGLDLQRGDRILAVGGVVPRNLNHFRRLESTGRIGETRTWTIARGDSIFDAPVAGAAAGPDRIARKTAFFILGMIFVVAGIIVFLRRPDVLGVLFLVNCSLFAFIMTERPSTGVPFLHIAGELIYDFSIIFLPATFLHFFLRFPGTEIRRGTRRSIAVRVLYLPPAVLFVSTFVMALYRYTFGMHAGNDTVLIAATALSWPVYILWSMAAFTRTWRASPAGQRLKFRIAFAGLLLGIVPFIVVMLLRQFAPGIAMSHAHLSVLFFSFVIVSFAYAILKHDAFNMTSFFRRSLSGLILAGLLVTGWILLVQIPGESFARLGLGRSVVAVAAVVLLSMAVIPARRLVQRLVDRAFLRGRKIFRAEVVSFTRRIQCMMNVDEIASFATAEMRNLFRPDAVHLYLRDAQGRYTHAQSEPASVRPPLTSLPSEAAIVRMATEDGQPVMIEYFDHLWLTNRLDRASRELLSISAASVVVPLREHGELLGFFLLGRKGSGAPYTGEEAEVLELVGERSAAALKSIQLYGDSLEKDRLQEELQLARDIQERLLPGRPPEMKSAELRAGLRTSKEMGGDFYDWLELGPGRVGIAVADVSGKGIPATILMTTLQASFRAEAVRGRGPAEVLASLNASLYRRSDPAKFATFFYGVYDEERGTLHYSNGGSFPPVIVGADGRLERLHRGGILIGVDEESTYREGMVKLRPGDVLVIYTDGFIDQENEHGEPFGEQNLIQYFRDNARLSIDELMDKLFATLLAFGHNIVKDDMTVLLLRRKAPVADRGTVYSANPIPE